One Streptomyces dangxiongensis genomic window, CCATGCGCTCGGGGTCGCCGGCGGGCCGGCCGCGGTCCAGGATGTCCTGCGCGTAGGTGCCGTTGAAGGCCTTGATCACCGGGTGGCCGAGGTGCCGCTCGGTCCAGCGGCTCTCGGTCAGACCCTCGTCCTCGACGGCGGCGATCCGGCCGTCGCGCTGCTGCGGGTAGTAGTTGCCGGTGTCGATCACCGCGACGCCCTCGGCCGCGCCGTCCAGCAGGCCGGCGGGAAGGTCCGGGACCGCCTTCAGCGGGACGGTGACGACGACGACCTGGGCGCCCACGGCCGCCTCCTCGGCCCGGACCGCGGTCGCGCCGGTCTCCGCCGCCAGGTCGCCGAGCGTCTCGGGGCCGCGGGAGTTGGCCACGGAGACGTCGTGGCCGAGGGCGGTGAGCCGCCGGGTGAGGTTGCCGCCGATGTTGCCCGCGCCGATGATGCCGATCTTCATGACACGCCCTTCCGGGGTTGTCGATGCATGTGCATGGGTTCTGTGTCCCGACAACCGCGCGGGGCGGCGGGCTATTCCGTCGCCGCGGCGACCGGGTGAACGCTCATGGACGTACGACGATCCTGCCCGTGTGCCGGCCGGCCTCCATCTGACGGTGCGCGTCGCCCGACCCGCTCCAGGCCGTCGTGGACCTCGGCGATCACCGGGCGCAGGGTGCCGCCGGTCAGCCCG contains:
- a CDS encoding NADPH-dependent F420 reductase, translating into MSGHRTHAHASTTPEGRVMKIGIIGAGNIGGNLTRRLTALGHDVSVANSRGPETLGDLAAETGATAVRAEEAAVGAQVVVVTVPLKAVPDLPAGLLDGAAEGVAVIDTGNYYPQQRDGRIAAVEDEGLTESRWTERHLGHPVIKAFNGTYAQDILDRGRPAGDPERMALPVAGDDEAAKRTVRDLIGELGFDTVDAGSIDDSWRQQPGTPVYGLRAGTEAVRKALAEASPERPADFRG